Proteins found in one Acipenser ruthenus chromosome 18, fAciRut3.2 maternal haplotype, whole genome shotgun sequence genomic segment:
- the LOC117422312 gene encoding uncharacterized protein LOC117422312 isoform X3, with translation MQFCAHKTPAPSPVKVTRQSIRSTSQLGGWAEHTEKGEQSRWQTSKAPRLWKMAVNVRLTSDSTDKYNRYELLAWMNESLQTEFSKVEQLCSGAAFCQLMDLLFPGSVCLKKVKFQAREDIEFFHNYKLLNASFLKLGVTKTVPVDELVKGTFQENFSFTKWFKKFFDANYEGHAYDALAAREGQEILPVQTNASSFRCRQLKNKEYAQVKVKCEDSDPEDESFNKKRKHRNSYNHFWQECFDWVSPGSLGEMYAYCDICEINLNINHGGKNDLKRHGESKKHRKNAQKKKTWKVQKTNSNLERSLLDSFPCGYGTLKFIEKYCRDLEVIQNMCNGGKVSRIMARYVMGLKYPKDITDMCCQTPYCIYLYQNVDLGDAERGNVILVGFFSETVGKSVIRFFDVTQCTAESVQTAFDCFVETLKKFDIPIHNLAAFYSEGGASDDDDDDDNFLSRLKEVSPNVVNMGSLCHMVDCVSKSGVAAMSTLVDELVLDIRNHFLSSSKTNQKLKELFVNVEPFDSARPASAQCLVLSEIIKKMLAAWPDLIKYFQSRTLKGDKIRVICERLESHKVRVTFLFLKHALEPLCAFSLKLQNQESLLPLLLKDLSGTLRAYAGRLLLPEATVKLLKSQDLKLLGKAENVLPHSELCVGPEAEKYLTEHEDDLGAADKAVFFKDAALFYSAVIMQMLQRLPLNDSSLRNISTLLNPACKLKITGKMVVDLASQLGVCSNSEETSQLNDEFLEYQLSESDTGASLSCLSMQQYWSNVLKSSFSGSGGQLSVFQRLMLTLLCLPHPALKAEIAFSKAVENGDASLIDDSLSHSEWEDTTDLDLTNGTEDSFQSAEEPSSPPRPKQNAETSSTDTENVIIQSNQKTAKSSSDVGDESFWDNSFKEGVPRGIYGWDSSLRQKPPARKIYQAGANSWEKPKTDNCSPSTKTNLSTPLEKKSKTAICTSTPRKAAKKSFPYTDGRGFRVGELVWGKVKGFSWWPGLVAGWPHKQAPASMRRVEWFGDGMYSEIYTEMLLPFAAFSECFSNTSYADLPAYKDAIFQSLEIAGERSGKTFPPCKKDEQQKLMLEWALKGFQPGGAEGLKPPEITEPAVVLKEDPMEIPIQDYQPPVKKHKYYSKNKGAAEQDYTREQMVQEVLQKGKNLEDFCLSCGTVRIEIFHPLFEGSLCLKCKDNFCETLYRYDEDGYQSYCTVCCAGQEVILCGNSSCCRCYCIDCLEFLVGPGTFEKVKEVEPWHCYLCLPSKRYGLLKQRPNWSVKVQEFFVNTSAMEFEPHRVYPSIPADQRRPIKVLSLFDGIATGYLVLKDLGFKVDRYIASEICEDSIAVGLIKHEGKIEHVDDVRSITKKHIAEWGPFDLLIGGSPCNDLSIVNPARKGLFEGTGRLFFEYYRLLNMLKPKEGDSRPFFWLFENVVAMGVRDKQDICRFLECNPVLIDAVKVSPAHRARNFWGNIPGMNRPLAISLNDKVELQACLEHGRIAKFKKVRTITTRPNSIKQGKQEMLPVVMNGKEDNLWCTELERIFGFPKHYTDVYNMGRGARQKVLGRSWSVPVIRHLFAPLKDYFACE, from the exons GTTGTGGAAGATGGCAGTAAACGTTCGCTTGACCTCAGACTCTACTGATAAATACAACCGTTATGAGTTACTGGCATGGATGAATGAGTCTCTACAAACAGAGTTTTCAAAGGTTGAGCAGCTTTGTTCAG GTGCGGCGTTCTGCCAGTTGATGGACTTGCTTTTCCCTGGTTCTGTGTGTTTGAAGAAGGTGAAGTTTCAGGCCCGAGAAGATATTGAGTTCTTCCATAATTACAAActgttaaacgcaagctttctGAAATTGGGTGTAACCAAG acTGTACCTGTGGACGAATTGGTAAAAGGAACATTTCAGGAGAACTTCAGTTTTACAAAGTGGTTCAAGAAATTCTTTGATGCCAACTACGAGGGTCATGCTTACGATGCTTTAGCTGCTCGCGAAGGGCAGGAGATTCTCCCCGTGCAAACGAACGCCTCATCTTTTAGATGTAGGCAGTTGAAGAACAAAGAATATGCAC AGGTAAAAGTGAAATGTGAAGACTCAGATCCTGAAGATGAATCGTTTAACAAGAAAAGGAAACATCGAAATTCGTACAATCACTTCTGGCAAGAATGTTTTGACTGGGTTAGCCCGGGTAGTCTAGGTGAAATGTATGCTTATTGTGACATCTGCGAAATCAATTTAAATATAAACCACGGTGGCAAGAATGACTTAAAGCGACACGGTGAATCAAAGAAACATCGGAAAAatgcccagaaaaaaaaaacatggaaagttCAAAAGACTAACAGCAACTTGGAGCGAAGTTTGCTTGACTCCTTTCCCTGTGGCTATGGCACTTTGAAATTCATTGAGAAATACTGCAGGGATCTGGAAGTTATTCAGAACATGTGCAACGGTGGAAAGGTTTCACGCATCATGGCGCGCTATGTGATGGGACTGAAATATCCAAAGGATATAACTGACATGTGTTGTCAAACtccatattgtatttatttataccagAATGTAGATTTGGGAGATGCGGAGAGAGGTAATGTCATATTGGTGGGTTTTTTCAGTGAAACAGTTGGGAAAAGTGTGATTCGATTTTTTGACGTTACACAATGCACAGCAGAGAGTGTACAGACAGCTTTTGACTGCTTTGTAGAGACACTTAAGAAATTTGATATCCCAATTCACAATCTTGCTGCTTTCTATTCAGAGGGTGGAGcttctgatgatgatgatgatgatgataacttTCTTTCCAGGCTAAAAGAAGTAAGCCCTAATGTTGTTAATATGGGAAGCCTTTGCCATATGGTAGACTGTGTCAGCAAATCTGGAGTTGCAGCAATGTCCACTCTTGTGGATGAACTTGTGTTGGATATTCGTAATCATTTCTTATCCTCTTCCAAAACCAACCAGAAATTGAAGGAGCTTTTTGTGAATGTGGAACCTTTCGATTCAGCCCGACCTGCATCGGCACAGTGCCTTGTGCTCAGCGAAATCATCAAGAAGATGCTGGCGGCATGGCCTGATCTCATTAAGTACTTTCAGTCTCGCACCCTCAAGGGTGACAAAATCCGGGTAATCTGCGAAAGGCTGGAAAGCCACAAGGTCAGGGTGACGTTCTTGTTTTTGAAACACGCACTGGAACCTCTGTGTGCCTTCAGCCTCAAGCTGCAGAACCAGGAAAGCCTTCTCCCGCTGCTGCTGAAGGACCTGAGCGGAACGCTGCGGGCATATGCTGGTAGGCTGCTGCTCCCCGAGGCAACGGTTAAACTGCTGAAGAGTCAGGATCTCAAACTCCTGGGCAAGGCAGAGAATGTACTGCCACACAGTGAGCTATGCGTCGGACCAGAAGCTGAGAAGTACCTGACGGAACACGAGGATGACCTTGGAGCTGCCGACAAAGCCGTGTTCTTTAAAGACGCTGCATTGTTCTATTCTGCTGTGATAATGCAGATGCTTCAGAGACTCCCATTGAATGATAGCTCCCTGAGAAATATCTCCACTCTGTTGAATCCTGCCTGCAAATTGAAAATCACTGGGAAAATGGTTGTGGACCTTGCTTCCCAGCTTGGAGTTTGTAGCAACTCAGAAGAAACTAGCCAACTCAATGATGAGTTTCTAGAATATCAGCTGTCAGAAAGTGATACAGGTGCCAGTCTGTCCTGTTTGTCAATGCAGCAGTACTGGAGTAATGTTTTAAAATCGTCTTTCTCTGGCTCTGGAGGACAGCTGTCAGTTTTCCAAAGACTGATGCTGACTTTGTTGTGCCTACCACACCCTGCTTTAAAAGCAGAGATAGCCTTCAGTAAG GCAGTTGAGAACGGAGACGCGTCGCTCATTGATGACAGCTTGTCTCACAGTGAGTGGGAAGACACCACAGACCTGGACCTCACTAACGGGACTGAAGACAGTTTCCAATCCGCTGAAGAGCCTTCCTCACCACCGCGCCCCAAACAGAACGCGGAGACCAGCTCCACAG ATACAGAAAATGTCATTATCCAGTCTAACCAAAAAACAGCAAAAAGCAGCTCTGATGTGGGAGATGAGAGTTTTTGGGATAACTCTTTTAAAGAG GGGGTGCCCAGGGGAATATATGGGTGGGATTCAAGTCTCCGACAGAAACCCCCTGCTCGCAAAATATATCAGGCAGGTGCGAATTCCTGGGAAAAACCAAAGACTGACAACTGCAGTCCAAGCACAAAAACGAATTTAAGCACACCTCTG gagaaAAAGAGTAAGACGGCTATCTGCACCTCTACGCCAAGAAAGGCAGCCAAGAAGTCATTTCCATACACG GACGGGAGAGGGTTCAGAGTTGGCGAGCTCGTGTGGGGGAAGGTGAAGGGCTTCTCCTGGTGGCCAGGCCTTGTGGCTGGCTGGCCGCACAAGCAGGCTCCTGCCTCCATGAGGAGGGTTGAGTGGTTCGGAGATGGCATGTATTCAGAG ATTTACACAGAGATGTTGCTCCCCTTTGCAGCTTTCTCAGAGTGTTTTTCTAACACTTCCTACGCCGATCTGCCCGCTTATAAGGATGCGATCTTCCAGTCGCTTGAG ATAGCCGGTGAGAGATCTGGGAAGACATTTCCACCGTGTAAGAAGGACGAGCAGCAAAAACTCATGCTGGAGTGGGCATTAAAAGGGTTTCAACCAGGAGGAGCCGAGGGCCTGAAACCACCTGAAATTACAG aacCAGCAGTAGTCCTAAAAGAAGACCCTATGGAGATCCCTATTCAAGATTATCAGCCCCCTGTGAAGAAGCATAAAtactacagtaaaaacaaaggCGCAGCTGAGCAGGACTACACCAGAG AACAAATGGTCCAAGAAGTTTTGCAAAAAGGAAAAAATTTAGAAG ATTTCTGTCTGTCTTGTGGAACCGTGAGAATCGAGATATTTCATCCCCTGTTTGAAGGAAGCCTGTGTCTAAAGTGCAAG GATAATTTCTGTGAAACATTATACCGTTACGATGAGGATGGGTACCAGtcatactgtacagtgtgttgTGCTGGTCAAGAGGTCATTCTTTGTGGAAATTCCAGTTGCTGTCG GTGCTACTGCATTGATTGCCTGGAGTTCTTGGTGGGTCCGGGGACGTTTGAGAAAGTGAAGGAGGTAGAGCCCTGGCATTGCTACCTGTGTCTGCCTTCTAAGCGCTACGGACTCCTGAAGCAAAGACCCAACTGGAGCGTTAAAGTTCAGGAGTTCTTTGTGAATACGAGCGCCATGGAATTT GAACCCCACAGAGTGTACCCATCAATCCCCGCAGATCAGCGTCGACCCATTAAAGTCTTGTCTCTCTTTGACGGCATTGCCACAG GATATTTAGTCTTAAAGGATCTGGGCTTCAAGGTAGACCGGTACATTGCATCTGAAATCTGTGAAGACTCTATCGCAGTTGGCCTTATCAAACATGAAGGAAAAATTGAACATGTGGATGATGTCCGAAGCATTACGAAAAaacat ATAGCGGAGTGGGGTCCCTTTGACCTGCTGATTGGGGGAAGCCCCTGTAATGACCTCTCAATTGTCAATCCAGCAAGGAAAGGTCTATTTG AGGGCACAGGAAGACTGTTCTTTGAATATTATCGTTTGCTGAACATGCTTAAACCGAAGGAAGGAGACTCCCGACCTTTCTTCTGGCTGTTTGAGAACGTGGTGGCCATGGGTGTCCGGGACAAACAGGATATTTGTCGCTTCCTGGAG TGCAACCCCGTGTTGATCGATGCAGTCAAAGTGAGTCCAGCACATAGAGCACGAAACTTCTGGGGTAACATACCAGGAATGAACAG GCCACTTGCTATTTCTTTGAATGATAAAGTTGAACTACAAGCCTGCCTAGAACATGGCAGAATAGCAAAG tTTAAAAAAGTCCGTACTATCACAACACGTCCAAACTCCATTAAGCAGGGCAAACAAGAGATGCTTCCTGTTGTCATGAACGGAAAAGAGGATAACCTGTGGTGTACAGAGCTGGAAAG GATCTTCGGCTTTCCCAAGCATTACACAGATGTATACAACATGGGACGCGGGGCTCGTCAGAAGGTCCTTGGAAGGTCGTGGAGTGTCCCTGTGATCCGCCACTTGTTCGCACCTCTCAAAGACTACTTTGCCTGTGAATAG
- the LOC117422312 gene encoding uncharacterized protein LOC117422312 isoform X7, producing the protein MQFCAHKTPAPSPVKVTRQSIRSTSQLGGWAEHTEKGEQSRWQTSKAPRLWKMAVNVRLTSDSTDKYNRYELLAWMNESLQTEFSKVEQLCSGAAFCQLMDLLFPGSVCLKKVKFQAREDIEFFHNYKLLNASFLKLGVTKTVPVDELVKGTFQENFSFTKWFKKFFDANYEGHAYDALAAREGQEILPVQTNASSFRCRQLKNKEYAQVKVKCEDSDPEDESFNKKRKHRNSYNHFWQECFDWVSPGSLGEMYAYCDICEINLNINHGGKNDLKRHGESKKHRKNAQKKKTWKVQKTNSNLERSLLDSFPCGYGTLKFIEKYCRDLEVIQNMCNGGKVSRIMARYVMGLKYPKDITDMCCQTPYCIYLYQNVDLGDAERGNVILVGFFSETVGKSVIRFFDVTQCTAESVQTAFDCFVETLKKFDIPIHNLAAFYSEGGASDDDDDDDNFLSRLKEVSPNVVNMGSLCHMVDCVSKSGVAAMSTLVDELVLDIRNHFLSSSKTNQKLKELFVNVEPFDSARPASAQCLVLSEIIKKMLAAWPDLIKYFQSRTLKGDKIRVICERLESHKVRVTFLFLKHALEPLCAFSLKLQNQESLLPLLLKDLSGTLRAYAGRLLLPEATVKLLKSQDLKLLGKAENVLPHSELCVGPEAEKYLTEHEDDLGAADKAVFFKDAALFYSAVIMQMLQRLPLNDSSLRNISTLLNPACKLKITGKMVVDLASQLGVCSNSEETSQLNDEFLEYQLSESDTGASLSCLSMQQYWSNVLKSSFSGSGGQLSVFQRLMLTLLCLPHPALKAEIAFSKAVENGDASLIDDSLSHSEWEDTTDLDLTNGTEDSFQSAEEPSSPPRPKQNAETSSTDTENVIIQSNQKTAKSSSDVGDESFWDNSFKEEKKSKTAICTSTPRKAAKKSFPYTDGRGFRVGELVWGKVKGFSWWPGLVAGWPHKQAPASMRRVEWFGDGMYSEIYTEMLLPFAAFSECFSNTSYADLPAYKDAIFQSLEIAGERSGKTFPPCKKDEQQKLMLEWALKGFQPGGAEGLKPPEITEPAVVLKEDPMEIPIQDYQPPVKKHKYYSKNKGAAEQDYTREQMVQEVLQKGKNLEDFCLSCGTVRIEIFHPLFEGSLCLKCKDNFCETLYRYDEDGYQSYCTVCCAGQEVILCGNSSCCRCYCIDCLEFLVGPGTFEKVKEVEPWHCYLCLPSKRYGLLKQRPNWSVKVQEFFVNTSAMEFEPHRVYPSIPADQRRPIKVLSLFDGIATGYLVLKDLGFKVDRYIASEICEDSIAVGLIKHEGKIEHVDDVRSITKKHIAEWGPFDLLIGGSPCNDLSIVNPARKGLFEGTGRLFFEYYRLLNMLKPKEGDSRPFFWLFENVVAMGVRDKQDICRFLECNPVLIDAVKVSPAHRARNFWGNIPGMNRPLAISLNDKVELQACLEHGRIAKFKKVRTITTRPNSIKQGKQEMLPVVMNGKEDNLWCTELERIFGFPKHYTDVYNMGRGARQKVLGRSWSVPVIRHLFAPLKDYFACE; encoded by the exons GTTGTGGAAGATGGCAGTAAACGTTCGCTTGACCTCAGACTCTACTGATAAATACAACCGTTATGAGTTACTGGCATGGATGAATGAGTCTCTACAAACAGAGTTTTCAAAGGTTGAGCAGCTTTGTTCAG GTGCGGCGTTCTGCCAGTTGATGGACTTGCTTTTCCCTGGTTCTGTGTGTTTGAAGAAGGTGAAGTTTCAGGCCCGAGAAGATATTGAGTTCTTCCATAATTACAAActgttaaacgcaagctttctGAAATTGGGTGTAACCAAG acTGTACCTGTGGACGAATTGGTAAAAGGAACATTTCAGGAGAACTTCAGTTTTACAAAGTGGTTCAAGAAATTCTTTGATGCCAACTACGAGGGTCATGCTTACGATGCTTTAGCTGCTCGCGAAGGGCAGGAGATTCTCCCCGTGCAAACGAACGCCTCATCTTTTAGATGTAGGCAGTTGAAGAACAAAGAATATGCAC AGGTAAAAGTGAAATGTGAAGACTCAGATCCTGAAGATGAATCGTTTAACAAGAAAAGGAAACATCGAAATTCGTACAATCACTTCTGGCAAGAATGTTTTGACTGGGTTAGCCCGGGTAGTCTAGGTGAAATGTATGCTTATTGTGACATCTGCGAAATCAATTTAAATATAAACCACGGTGGCAAGAATGACTTAAAGCGACACGGTGAATCAAAGAAACATCGGAAAAatgcccagaaaaaaaaaacatggaaagttCAAAAGACTAACAGCAACTTGGAGCGAAGTTTGCTTGACTCCTTTCCCTGTGGCTATGGCACTTTGAAATTCATTGAGAAATACTGCAGGGATCTGGAAGTTATTCAGAACATGTGCAACGGTGGAAAGGTTTCACGCATCATGGCGCGCTATGTGATGGGACTGAAATATCCAAAGGATATAACTGACATGTGTTGTCAAACtccatattgtatttatttataccagAATGTAGATTTGGGAGATGCGGAGAGAGGTAATGTCATATTGGTGGGTTTTTTCAGTGAAACAGTTGGGAAAAGTGTGATTCGATTTTTTGACGTTACACAATGCACAGCAGAGAGTGTACAGACAGCTTTTGACTGCTTTGTAGAGACACTTAAGAAATTTGATATCCCAATTCACAATCTTGCTGCTTTCTATTCAGAGGGTGGAGcttctgatgatgatgatgatgatgataacttTCTTTCCAGGCTAAAAGAAGTAAGCCCTAATGTTGTTAATATGGGAAGCCTTTGCCATATGGTAGACTGTGTCAGCAAATCTGGAGTTGCAGCAATGTCCACTCTTGTGGATGAACTTGTGTTGGATATTCGTAATCATTTCTTATCCTCTTCCAAAACCAACCAGAAATTGAAGGAGCTTTTTGTGAATGTGGAACCTTTCGATTCAGCCCGACCTGCATCGGCACAGTGCCTTGTGCTCAGCGAAATCATCAAGAAGATGCTGGCGGCATGGCCTGATCTCATTAAGTACTTTCAGTCTCGCACCCTCAAGGGTGACAAAATCCGGGTAATCTGCGAAAGGCTGGAAAGCCACAAGGTCAGGGTGACGTTCTTGTTTTTGAAACACGCACTGGAACCTCTGTGTGCCTTCAGCCTCAAGCTGCAGAACCAGGAAAGCCTTCTCCCGCTGCTGCTGAAGGACCTGAGCGGAACGCTGCGGGCATATGCTGGTAGGCTGCTGCTCCCCGAGGCAACGGTTAAACTGCTGAAGAGTCAGGATCTCAAACTCCTGGGCAAGGCAGAGAATGTACTGCCACACAGTGAGCTATGCGTCGGACCAGAAGCTGAGAAGTACCTGACGGAACACGAGGATGACCTTGGAGCTGCCGACAAAGCCGTGTTCTTTAAAGACGCTGCATTGTTCTATTCTGCTGTGATAATGCAGATGCTTCAGAGACTCCCATTGAATGATAGCTCCCTGAGAAATATCTCCACTCTGTTGAATCCTGCCTGCAAATTGAAAATCACTGGGAAAATGGTTGTGGACCTTGCTTCCCAGCTTGGAGTTTGTAGCAACTCAGAAGAAACTAGCCAACTCAATGATGAGTTTCTAGAATATCAGCTGTCAGAAAGTGATACAGGTGCCAGTCTGTCCTGTTTGTCAATGCAGCAGTACTGGAGTAATGTTTTAAAATCGTCTTTCTCTGGCTCTGGAGGACAGCTGTCAGTTTTCCAAAGACTGATGCTGACTTTGTTGTGCCTACCACACCCTGCTTTAAAAGCAGAGATAGCCTTCAGTAAG GCAGTTGAGAACGGAGACGCGTCGCTCATTGATGACAGCTTGTCTCACAGTGAGTGGGAAGACACCACAGACCTGGACCTCACTAACGGGACTGAAGACAGTTTCCAATCCGCTGAAGAGCCTTCCTCACCACCGCGCCCCAAACAGAACGCGGAGACCAGCTCCACAG ATACAGAAAATGTCATTATCCAGTCTAACCAAAAAACAGCAAAAAGCAGCTCTGATGTGGGAGATGAGAGTTTTTGGGATAACTCTTTTAAAGAG gagaaAAAGAGTAAGACGGCTATCTGCACCTCTACGCCAAGAAAGGCAGCCAAGAAGTCATTTCCATACACG GACGGGAGAGGGTTCAGAGTTGGCGAGCTCGTGTGGGGGAAGGTGAAGGGCTTCTCCTGGTGGCCAGGCCTTGTGGCTGGCTGGCCGCACAAGCAGGCTCCTGCCTCCATGAGGAGGGTTGAGTGGTTCGGAGATGGCATGTATTCAGAG ATTTACACAGAGATGTTGCTCCCCTTTGCAGCTTTCTCAGAGTGTTTTTCTAACACTTCCTACGCCGATCTGCCCGCTTATAAGGATGCGATCTTCCAGTCGCTTGAG ATAGCCGGTGAGAGATCTGGGAAGACATTTCCACCGTGTAAGAAGGACGAGCAGCAAAAACTCATGCTGGAGTGGGCATTAAAAGGGTTTCAACCAGGAGGAGCCGAGGGCCTGAAACCACCTGAAATTACAG aacCAGCAGTAGTCCTAAAAGAAGACCCTATGGAGATCCCTATTCAAGATTATCAGCCCCCTGTGAAGAAGCATAAAtactacagtaaaaacaaaggCGCAGCTGAGCAGGACTACACCAGAG AACAAATGGTCCAAGAAGTTTTGCAAAAAGGAAAAAATTTAGAAG ATTTCTGTCTGTCTTGTGGAACCGTGAGAATCGAGATATTTCATCCCCTGTTTGAAGGAAGCCTGTGTCTAAAGTGCAAG GATAATTTCTGTGAAACATTATACCGTTACGATGAGGATGGGTACCAGtcatactgtacagtgtgttgTGCTGGTCAAGAGGTCATTCTTTGTGGAAATTCCAGTTGCTGTCG GTGCTACTGCATTGATTGCCTGGAGTTCTTGGTGGGTCCGGGGACGTTTGAGAAAGTGAAGGAGGTAGAGCCCTGGCATTGCTACCTGTGTCTGCCTTCTAAGCGCTACGGACTCCTGAAGCAAAGACCCAACTGGAGCGTTAAAGTTCAGGAGTTCTTTGTGAATACGAGCGCCATGGAATTT GAACCCCACAGAGTGTACCCATCAATCCCCGCAGATCAGCGTCGACCCATTAAAGTCTTGTCTCTCTTTGACGGCATTGCCACAG GATATTTAGTCTTAAAGGATCTGGGCTTCAAGGTAGACCGGTACATTGCATCTGAAATCTGTGAAGACTCTATCGCAGTTGGCCTTATCAAACATGAAGGAAAAATTGAACATGTGGATGATGTCCGAAGCATTACGAAAAaacat ATAGCGGAGTGGGGTCCCTTTGACCTGCTGATTGGGGGAAGCCCCTGTAATGACCTCTCAATTGTCAATCCAGCAAGGAAAGGTCTATTTG AGGGCACAGGAAGACTGTTCTTTGAATATTATCGTTTGCTGAACATGCTTAAACCGAAGGAAGGAGACTCCCGACCTTTCTTCTGGCTGTTTGAGAACGTGGTGGCCATGGGTGTCCGGGACAAACAGGATATTTGTCGCTTCCTGGAG TGCAACCCCGTGTTGATCGATGCAGTCAAAGTGAGTCCAGCACATAGAGCACGAAACTTCTGGGGTAACATACCAGGAATGAACAG GCCACTTGCTATTTCTTTGAATGATAAAGTTGAACTACAAGCCTGCCTAGAACATGGCAGAATAGCAAAG tTTAAAAAAGTCCGTACTATCACAACACGTCCAAACTCCATTAAGCAGGGCAAACAAGAGATGCTTCCTGTTGTCATGAACGGAAAAGAGGATAACCTGTGGTGTACAGAGCTGGAAAG GATCTTCGGCTTTCCCAAGCATTACACAGATGTATACAACATGGGACGCGGGGCTCGTCAGAAGGTCCTTGGAAGGTCGTGGAGTGTCCCTGTGATCCGCCACTTGTTCGCACCTCTCAAAGACTACTTTGCCTGTGAATAG